GAGCAATATCAGAATTTTCAAGTCAATTCTCTCTAATTTCTAGTTCATCTGTTTatttctctctctatctctctcatCTTCCCTGcattcttccttttccttcttccttttcaactcgTCTTTCTCATATCTTCTTTTTGATGCTAGATTCTTGACATCAACATTGAGTTCAAACCAATCAAGTCGAGTTGTCAAATATATGGCAAGTATAAAAAAACTAAACTCGTTAGTTCACGAGTTGGCTTAAACACACActcatatatattatttaaataataaaattacatatattttattcatttttaaaaataaaataagtattttttattttttaaacttgaATAGACTTAAACTCAAGTTTGACTAGGCTCGAATTTGAGGTAGAGGTCGAACTCATGTTTTACATTGAAAGTTTGCCAAGTTCGAATTTGGTAAAATTGAGTTGGTTGATTTGGTGGTTTAATCGAGTGGGTAGCTAAATTTACTTTACCCATGTTTCCAAATATTTAAGATAGGGCTAGCTAAATTTATGTTAATGATATTTTAACACCATGCCTagtttatattgtaatataaaaaaaatgtgtaCAAGCAGCAAATAGTTGTGTTTatacatatttttttgttaGGTCTGTCTAACGGGTGCTTTATGCAatcgttaaaatatatttcaagtgtcatatttttttggaaatataagattaataaggaaaagaaaataaatacaaaGGAGGATGAGAGGGTAGATaatattaaaagggaaaatatataaatacaagagaagataataattgttagtatgtatatatatatatataaatataataggTTAGACGAATTTTAATTGTGTTAACGAGTGGCCTATGGACACATATAGAAAAATCCATTTTTGTTtatgaacaattttcttgtatTATAAAAGTATTACACCCTCTTGCAAACGAAACAGGCATGTATacaatgagtttgtttggataggaagatttgcaaacaaaatttcaaatttttttctacttacatcataaacacaatttctacccacctttttatctcacatacatcacatcacaaaatgtgctacagtaattatctcaaataaatatttcaaataacctcctatccaaatatttcaaataattttcatgCTTTTACATAATTGGAATATTACTCGAAGTACTTTGGCACTTTTACACAATTGAAAAATTCAAATATtaagagttttttttaaaagaaaatgtattAAGAGTATATATATTTCCCAAATAATCTGGCAAAACCTAGGGTGTCAGTCTATCGTACAGAATTTATAACAGACAAGAAGATGCCTTGTCTTAGGCTTCATTTGGATAGGATGAAATGGACAGAAAAGAAAGTATTCAGAGAGAAAGGACAACTATTTCTTTCCTTTGGGAGTTTAACAAGTACAgaaaagaagtgaaatgaaCGGATAAAATCTCCCtccaattgttgaaaatttttccgCCCAAAAGTGGGAAGAAAAGGACGGAAAGATGATGGGGCGCCAAAAGACATTTTTAATATGACAAGTTTGTCCTTTAGAAGCTGATACAAAAATTCATTATTCCCAATATATCCAAAAACTGATTTCTAAAAGCACTACGAAGCTTTCTCGGTGGTCCTGTGTCATATACTTTCACTACTTCCAGCAAGTTGAGATATCAGAAAACTTGGCTTTCATTGGTTCTTCACCCATAATTCACCAAACAAAAGGTATTTCTTTAACTcaatctctctttctttctttgcttagTCTTCACTAGAGCATTGTgaaaaaagtatttttttttgtgtagatTCTTATTGTTTATACTCTAAATTTTTTGTTCGTTTTCTGTCATAAAATTCTTGTTAATGAACTCTTGATTTTATATTATTGATTTGTGATTATATCTTGCATGGTTATGGTACATGACAGCTTTAGTGGTGATAAATGGATATGAAATTTGAATGCATACAATCTGTTTGTTTATTTGCCTATGTAAGATTCAAATTGTAAAATAATCCATCTAGAGTTCATAAACAATATGTTAGCCTCTTTTTATTATAATAATGCATCTTTCTTTGAAATGATTAACAAGATGATGATACTAGAAGTATTATTTTGAATGGTGGCTGATCGTCAAAACCAAAATGAGGTCTAACAAGATGGTGGTCATATGGCAATAGAATAAATCATATTTGGTTACGTTAGTTGATATCAGTAAATCTCCTAGGCTATAGCAATTCTATTTATATTCATAGAGGTGTTCCTGGCTGAGACCAAAATAAAGACATAAAAAATCAAATGCTTGATCAACTTAATTTAAAGCATGAAGAATTTTTCAGTAAAGTTTGGGTAGacaaaatgatatttatatctCCGTATCTTCATTTAAAAAATCTTTATTTATTAGGATGttggattatttttatttactgtAAATTATGTCAGCACTTTAAAAACATTACTATTAGAAAAATACTTCTTTTTATATTGATATTTAGAATTTTGACATTGTATTTGATAATGACTCCATAACCcttgtaaataaataaaatttgctTTTCAATTATTTACTCATTCGTAAATTTAGTGTTCTAATACAAACAGTTTTAGATGGATAAGGAACAAAATGAAGTCGATGGAGAATATGACATTCAACAAAGGAAGCGACAATTGGTTGCTACTGAAATTGTTTGTCAGGTAGTAAACATGATAATTGCTCGAAAACTAAGCCATGCAAATTATGTGGATCGACCCATTGGATATTGGTCTGCACAATGTCATTTAGTACGAGAGGAATTATTGATGCAACTTAGTACAAATGGATATTTGAGTAAGGTTATCCGTATGGGACCAGAAACTTTTAGGCGCTTATGTGACTTGTTGCAAACACATGGTGGTCTACAACCTACTCAAAGAGCCACGGTGCAAGAGCAAGTTGTTAAATTTCTCCATATATTAACAATTCCCTCGAAAAATATCACAATGTCATACTTTTATCGACGTTCTGGAGAAACTGTTAGTCGtcattttcatagagttttACGAGCAGTTATAGCATTGGAGGATCAATTTCTTCAGCAGCCTACGGGAGAACAAGTTCCTCCGGAAATACTTAATAGTACAAGATTTTATCCATATTTTAAGGTGATATAAACTTTTCGACACCTTGTTTTAAAAATTGTAAATTCATATAGAAATTATATTTTGACATAGTGTATAACTGTCAGGATTGTGTGGGTGCAATTGATGGAACCCATGTTCGCGTTAAGGTGCCTAATATTGATGCGGCAAAATATCGTGGTAGAAAAGAGCATCCAACACAAAATGTGCTTGCTGCATGTTCTTTGAATATGAGATTCACATATGTTCTACCTGGTTGGGAGGAAACTGCATCGGATTCAAGGATCATAAAAAATGCGCTCACTAGAGAAGATAAATTAATCATTCCTAATGGTAATACTTAGTTAATTATTCTTAGTGCATTTAATTAAGTAGTAACTATTTGATATTTGTATAGGTAAATATTATCTTGTTGATGCTGGATTCATGTTGAGAAGGGGACTTCTTACACCTTATAGAAATGTAAGGTATCACCTGAAGGAATACTCAAGTCAACAACCGCAaaactttcgagaactattcaATTTGCGACATTCATCATTGCGTAATGCAATTGAGAGAGCATTTGGTGTCTTGAAAAAACGGTTTCCAATCATTGGAGATACTCAACCAACTTATAGTGTTGAAATACAATCACAAattgtgcttgcttgttgtaTATTACATAATTTTCTCATGGAGTTTGACCCTGACTTGGAGTACATTAATGAAGTGGATGAAGAATTGGCAAATCAATCTCCATCGGAGGAGGAAAGTGGAGATATAAGTGCTGAAAAAGATCATGCTCAAGGAGAAAGTTTAAGGAATGAAATAGCAATGCAAATGTGGAATGATTACATACTATGACAACTTGACTTGATGctgatttcttttgtttaaGTTGAAATGTGATCCTTATTTTGTTAACTTGTACACTTATATTAGTAGTATGAGTTTATAAATACAAGTTGCCACATGAATCTTCTTTTGTCTAATAGATTCTGTATGTTTTTGGATCTATAAAACCATGTATTCATAATAGAATTAATAtaaaacttttattttgatgtaaattcTGTTCTTGTTATGTGTTCTTCTACAAATATAGTTTGTGTAATTGGAAAAGCATGAAGAAAGATCCAAGCATCATGAAGGAAAACATGAAATGGAGTCTAGCAATGGATGAAGTCTTCATTCAGGCCCTTTTGGATCAGCATTACAAAGGATTTCGCGTGGATGGAACTTTTACACCAACTGCATACAATAATATTATCAATGAGTTGAAGGAGAAACTTGGAATGGAATTTACCAAAAGTCATTTGAAGAATCGACTGAAGACACTCAAGG
The genomic region above belongs to Coffea arabica cultivar ET-39 chromosome 7c, Coffea Arabica ET-39 HiFi, whole genome shotgun sequence and contains:
- the LOC113719424 gene encoding uncharacterized protein isoform X1, with protein sequence MDKEQNEVDGEYDIQQRKRQLVATEIVCQVVNMIIARKLSHANYVDRPIGYWSAQCHLVREELLMQLSTNGYLSKVIRMGPETFRRLCDLLQTHGGLQPTQRATVQEQVVKFLHILTIPSKNITMSYFYRRSGETVSRHFHRVLRAVIALEDQFLQQPTGEQVPPEILNSTRFYPYFKDCVGAIDGTHVRVKVPNIDAAKYRGRKEHPTQNVLAACSLNMRFTYVLPGWEETASDSRIIKNALTREDKLIIPNGKYYLVDAGFMLRRGLLTPYRNVRYHLKEYSSQQPQNFRELFNLRHSSLRNAIERAFGVLKKRFPIIGDTQPTYSVEIQSQIVLACCILHNFLMEFDPDLEYINEVDEELANQSPSEEESGDISAEKDHAQGESLRNEIAMQMWNDYIL